In the Sphingomonas sp. LM7 genome, one interval contains:
- the purE gene encoding 5-(carboxyamino)imidazole ribonucleotide mutase, which translates to MGSTSDWETMRHAARVLDELGVPHETKVVSAHRTPQRLYDYATGAADRGLKTLIAGAGGAAHLPGMAAAMTHLPVLGVPVESKALKGIDSLYSIVQMPGGIPVGTLAIGKPGAINAGLLAAAILATSDEALAERLKAWRAAQTDGVATDPE; encoded by the coding sequence ATGGGCAGCACTTCCGATTGGGAGACGATGCGCCATGCTGCGCGCGTGCTCGACGAACTCGGCGTGCCGCACGAGACTAAGGTCGTCTCGGCGCATCGCACCCCGCAGCGGCTCTACGACTATGCCACCGGCGCCGCCGACCGCGGGCTCAAGACCCTCATCGCCGGCGCGGGCGGCGCGGCGCACCTTCCCGGCATGGCAGCGGCGATGACGCATTTGCCGGTGCTCGGCGTGCCGGTCGAATCCAAGGCGCTCAAGGGCATCGACAGCCTCTATTCGATCGTCCAGATGCCCGGCGGAATCCCGGTCGGGACGCTGGCGATCGGCAAGCCCGGCGCGATCAATGCCGGCCTGCTCGCCGCGGCAATCCTCGCGACCTCGGACGAGGCGCTCGCCGAGCGGCTCAAGGCGTGGCGCGCGGCGCAGACCGACGGCGTGGCGACTGACCCAGAATGA
- a CDS encoding 5-(carboxyamino)imidazole ribonucleotide synthase, which yields MTALPPGSVIGILGGGQLGRMLAVAAAQLGYRTHVLAPDAESVAAQTASSYTRADYHSRIVLDEVAGQTDVVTYEFENIAIGPVEYLSGKVPVRPGPQSLSIAQDRAREKAFVGALGGRTAPWAPVSTIEELKAAIDTIGAPAILKTLRLGYDGKGQVRIHDAAEAEAAWADIGERPAILEGFVTFSHEFSIITVRGVDGALTSYPPPWNEHKDGILARSTLPAPAEIARHWAEAATLAGRVAEALGHVGVLTLEFFATEDGPVFNEMAPRVHNSGHWTIEGAETSQFENHIRAICGLPLGSTALTGSHVEMINLIGSDADNWAELLAEPGTHLHLYGKGAARPGRKMGHLTRVKR from the coding sequence ATGACCGCTTTGCCCCCCGGATCGGTGATCGGCATCCTCGGCGGCGGCCAGCTCGGGCGGATGCTCGCAGTCGCCGCAGCGCAGCTCGGTTACCGCACCCACGTCCTCGCCCCCGATGCCGAAAGCGTCGCCGCGCAGACTGCGTCGAGCTATACTCGCGCCGACTATCACAGCCGCATCGTCCTCGACGAAGTCGCCGGACAGACGGACGTGGTGACTTACGAATTCGAGAATATCGCAATCGGCCCGGTCGAATATCTCTCGGGCAAGGTGCCGGTGCGGCCCGGCCCGCAGAGCCTGTCGATCGCACAGGACCGTGCGCGCGAAAAGGCGTTCGTCGGTGCGCTGGGCGGGCGGACCGCGCCGTGGGCGCCGGTGTCGACGATCGAGGAACTCAAGGCTGCGATCGACACGATCGGCGCGCCGGCGATCCTCAAGACGCTGCGGCTGGGCTATGACGGCAAGGGCCAGGTCCGCATCCACGACGCCGCCGAAGCCGAGGCGGCATGGGCCGATATCGGCGAGCGGCCGGCGATCCTCGAAGGCTTCGTGACCTTCAGCCACGAATTCTCGATCATCACCGTGCGCGGCGTTGACGGCGCGCTGACCAGCTATCCGCCTCCGTGGAACGAGCACAAGGACGGTATCCTCGCACGCTCCACGCTCCCCGCCCCGGCCGAGATCGCGCGGCATTGGGCCGAAGCGGCGACGCTCGCCGGCCGGGTCGCCGAGGCGCTGGGCCATGTCGGGGTGCTGACGCTCGAATTCTTCGCGACCGAGGACGGCCCGGTGTTCAACGAAATGGCGCCGCGGGTGCATAATTCGGGGCATTGGACGATTGAGGGCGCCGAGACCTCGCAGTTCGAGAACCATATCCGCGCGATCTGCGGACTGCCGCTGGGCAGCACGGCGCTCACCGGTAGCCATGTCGAAATGATCAATCTGATCGGCAGCGACGCCGATAATTGGGCGGAATTACTCGCCGAGCCAGGGACACATCTACACCTCTACGGCAAGGGCGCTGCCCGCCCGGGACGCAAGATGGGGCATTTGACGCGGGTTAAGCGCTGA
- a CDS encoding pitrilysin family protein: MKSFLMSCSAATIALAASMPAAAQQAAKPVPVAELVKRVDIPYEEFTLKNGLRVIVHTDRKAPIVAVSTWYDVGSKHEPKGKTGFAHLFEHLMFNGSENAPGDFFEPLKQVGATDFNGTTSFDRTNYFETVPRPALDRALFLESDRMGYLLGAIDQAVLDEQRGVVQNEKRQGDNQPYGLVYYKLLEELLAGTAYGHNVIGSMADLDAASLDDVKNWFRSHYGPNNAILVLAGDVDAKEARPLVEKYFGAIAAGPKSVLPTVTVPTLPQSKTVVMKDRVAATMIMRTWAVPGLNDPESVALDVFGDVLGGLASSRLDNALVRKDKSAVQVSAGIQSMSQLGIFQVQAIVKPGVDANLVAKRLDEIVADLINNGPTADEVQRVATTAVSGRISGLESVGGFGGKAVALASGALYSNDPGFYKKQLEETAKVTPAQVQAAGKKWLTRPSLTIMVEPGQREAYQEAATVPAATKPAEGAAKAEPSKGTRGALPDVSQIGDLDFPNIERSKLSNGVEIVYANRTAVPVTQVVMSFDAGVVADPANKLGTQNLVLSLLDEGTTTKDSIAIAEARERLGASISTGSSSDRTYLGVTAPSPNLGGALDLFADVVRNPAFAPDEIERLRSTQLTGIAAELTSPQGLANRALPPLIYGAGNPYAKLAAGGGDPAAVKSLTREDLLAFYHAWIRPDKAKIFVVSDRPLAEVKAALEARFANWKGVGAAGTKAFTVAPEQVAPKIVLIDRPDSPQSLILAAQMTSLDPSSELLTTVTANQVLGAGFLSRINMELRENKHWSYGVRGGYDWLEKAVPYVISAPVQADRTGDSIKALQQQVGDFLTTKGVTDAELTREINGTTRELAGRFETSGAVLSAMQQNDLRKRPDNFYDTVTQKYRTMTVAQLDAAARVALDPKKFVWVVVGDAKTVKPQLDSLGLPVEVVPAAAIAGSPALAASK, translated from the coding sequence ATGAAGTCGTTTCTGATGTCCTGCAGCGCAGCCACTATCGCACTCGCCGCTTCCATGCCCGCCGCCGCGCAGCAGGCCGCCAAGCCCGTGCCGGTCGCCGAATTGGTGAAGCGCGTCGATATTCCGTACGAGGAATTCACGCTCAAGAACGGCCTGCGCGTCATCGTCCATACCGATCGCAAGGCGCCGATCGTCGCGGTCTCGACCTGGTACGATGTCGGATCGAAGCACGAGCCCAAGGGCAAGACCGGCTTCGCGCATCTGTTCGAGCATCTGATGTTCAACGGATCGGAAAACGCCCCGGGCGATTTCTTCGAACCGCTCAAGCAGGTCGGCGCCACCGACTTCAACGGCACCACGAGCTTCGATCGCACCAATTATTTCGAGACCGTGCCGCGCCCGGCGCTCGATCGCGCACTGTTCCTCGAAAGCGACCGCATGGGCTATCTGCTCGGCGCGATCGACCAGGCGGTGCTCGACGAGCAGCGCGGCGTTGTCCAGAACGAGAAGCGCCAGGGCGACAACCAGCCTTATGGGCTGGTCTATTACAAGCTGCTCGAAGAGCTGCTCGCCGGAACCGCCTATGGTCATAACGTGATCGGTTCGATGGCCGACCTCGACGCTGCCAGCCTTGATGACGTAAAGAACTGGTTCCGCTCGCATTACGGCCCGAACAACGCGATCCTCGTCCTCGCCGGCGATGTCGACGCCAAGGAAGCGCGTCCGCTGGTTGAGAAGTATTTCGGCGCGATCGCCGCGGGTCCCAAGAGCGTGCTGCCGACGGTGACGGTGCCGACGCTGCCCCAGTCCAAGACCGTGGTGATGAAGGACCGCGTCGCCGCGACGATGATCATGCGCACCTGGGCGGTGCCCGGCCTCAACGATCCCGAATCGGTGGCGCTCGACGTGTTCGGCGACGTGCTCGGCGGCCTCGCCAGCTCGCGGCTCGACAATGCGCTGGTTCGTAAGGACAAGAGCGCGGTGCAGGTTTCGGCCGGCATCCAGTCGATGTCGCAGCTCGGCATCTTCCAGGTCCAGGCGATCGTGAAGCCCGGCGTCGATGCCAATCTGGTGGCGAAGCGCCTCGACGAGATCGTCGCCGACCTGATCAACAACGGCCCGACTGCGGACGAAGTCCAGCGCGTCGCCACCACGGCCGTGTCGGGCCGCATCTCGGGGCTCGAGTCCGTTGGCGGCTTCGGCGGCAAGGCCGTCGCGCTTGCCTCGGGCGCGCTCTATTCGAACGATCCCGGCTTCTACAAGAAGCAGCTCGAAGAGACCGCGAAGGTCACCCCGGCGCAGGTCCAGGCCGCCGGCAAGAAGTGGCTGACCCGTCCCTCGCTGACGATCATGGTCGAGCCGGGCCAGCGCGAAGCGTATCAGGAAGCGGCAACGGTTCCTGCCGCGACCAAGCCCGCCGAGGGCGCGGCCAAGGCCGAGCCGTCCAAGGGCACCCGCGGCGCACTCCCCGACGTCTCTCAGATCGGCGATCTCGATTTCCCGAACATCGAGCGCAGCAAGCTCTCGAACGGTGTCGAGATCGTCTATGCCAACCGCACCGCAGTTCCGGTCACGCAGGTAGTGATGAGCTTCGATGCGGGCGTCGTTGCCGATCCGGCGAACAAGCTGGGCACCCAGAACCTCGTCCTCTCGCTGCTCGATGAAGGCACCACGACCAAGGACTCGATCGCGATCGCCGAGGCGCGCGAGCGGCTGGGCGCTAGCATCAGCACGGGCAGCTCATCGGATCGTACCTATCTCGGCGTCACCGCGCCGAGCCCCAACCTCGGCGGTGCGCTCGATCTGTTCGCCGATGTTGTCCGCAACCCGGCCTTCGCACCCGACGAGATCGAGCGGCTGCGCTCGACTCAGCTCACCGGCATCGCCGCCGAGCTGACCAGCCCGCAGGGCCTCGCCAATCGCGCGCTGCCGCCGCTGATCTATGGCGCCGGCAACCCGTATGCCAAACTTGCCGCGGGCGGCGGCGATCCGGCTGCGGTAAAGTCGCTGACCCGCGAAGATCTGCTCGCTTTCTACCACGCGTGGATCCGTCCGGATAAGGCCAAGATCTTCGTGGTCAGCGATCGTCCGCTCGCCGAGGTCAAGGCCGCGCTCGAGGCGCGCTTCGCCAATTGGAAGGGCGTCGGCGCCGCAGGCACGAAGGCGTTTACCGTCGCGCCCGAACAGGTCGCGCCGAAGATCGTGCTGATCGACCGGCCCGACTCGCCCCAGTCGCTGATCCTCGCCGCGCAGATGACTTCGCTCGATCCGTCGAGTGAGTTGCTCACCACGGTGACCGCCAACCAGGTCCTCGGCGCGGGCTTCCTGTCGCGGATCAATATGGAGCTGCGGGAGAACAAGCATTGGTCGTACGGCGTGCGCGGCGGCTATGACTGGCTCGAAAAGGCGGTGCCATATGTGATCAGCGCTCCAGTCCAGGCCGATCGCACCGGCGATTCGATCAAGGCGCTCCAGCAGCAGGTCGGCGACTTCCTCACCACCAAGGGCGTCACCGACGCCGAATTGACCCGCGAGATCAACGGCACCACCCGCGAACTTGCCGGCCGATTCGAGACTTCGGGCGCAGTGCTCTCGGCGATGCAGCAGAACGATCTGCGCAAGCGTCCTGACAATTTCTACGACACCGTCACGCAAAAATATCGGACGATGACCGTCGCCCAGCTTGACGCTGCGGCACGCGTGGCTTTGGACCCGAAGAAGTTCGTGTGGGTGGTCGTGGGCGACGCCAAGACCGTCAAGCCACAGCTTGACAGCCTCGGCCTGCCTGTCGAGGTGGTCCCGGCAGCGGCGATAGCGGGTTCGCCCGCGCTCGCCGCATCGAAATAA
- a CDS encoding M20/M25/M40 family metallo-hydrolase, with protein sequence MRVPMLLAGLLLVLAPAAAQTAPDAPAFSAAEIRKHVTFLADDKLEGRDAGTPGHETAARYVAEQFAALGLKPGGDEGGWYQQVSLAEYGLDDRRPASLRIDARKFTNGGDVLIAPSPRFGSTTQTMTGEAVFVSYGLEAPELGLDDYAGLDVRGKFAVMLVGLPKGLSGEAAATLNRSRGTVAAKHGAIGILYVVPPDDARRWRYASDTLLQDAHKWLSKEGYPDGQDPGVQIGAYLNAAAAAALFEGARTSSAQVFAAAGAPKGFALKHRVTLARTSKVHAYRSPNVIGILPGSDPKLTDQYVVLSAHLDHVGRDPHLPGDKIHNGAMDNAAGVATMIEAARAFAKSLNRPRRSILFVALTAEEDGLLGSSYLAQHPVTGTGRVVADVNLDMPILLYDFQDVIAFGGEHSTMGEIVARAGARMGVTVSPDPMPEEQFFVRSDHFNFVKAGVPSIFLMTGFKNGGETAFRDFLANHYHQPSDQIDLPFNWEAGAKFARLNYWIAREVADADGPPRWYEGNMFGERFAKEAPKAPRPAKPIG encoded by the coding sequence ATGCGCGTTCCGATGCTCCTCGCCGGGCTGTTGCTCGTTCTTGCGCCCGCCGCCGCGCAGACTGCACCCGACGCGCCCGCGTTCAGCGCCGCCGAGATCCGCAAGCATGTGACCTTCCTCGCCGACGACAAGCTCGAAGGCCGCGATGCCGGCACGCCGGGCCACGAGACCGCGGCGCGCTATGTCGCCGAGCAATTCGCAGCACTGGGGCTCAAGCCCGGCGGCGACGAGGGCGGCTGGTATCAGCAAGTATCGCTGGCCGAATATGGCCTGGACGACCGCCGCCCCGCTTCGCTTCGCATCGACGCGCGCAAATTCACCAATGGCGGCGACGTGTTGATCGCCCCGTCGCCGCGCTTCGGCAGCACCACGCAGACGATGACTGGCGAGGCGGTGTTCGTCAGCTACGGCCTCGAGGCGCCCGAGCTTGGGCTTGACGACTATGCCGGGCTCGATGTGCGCGGCAAGTTTGCGGTGATGCTTGTTGGTCTGCCTAAGGGGCTCTCTGGAGAAGCGGCCGCAACGCTTAACCGGAGCCGGGGGACGGTCGCGGCGAAACATGGTGCCATCGGCATATTGTACGTCGTTCCACCCGACGACGCGCGGCGGTGGCGTTATGCGTCCGACACGCTGCTGCAGGACGCGCACAAGTGGCTCAGCAAGGAGGGGTATCCCGACGGGCAGGATCCCGGCGTTCAGATCGGGGCATATCTCAACGCCGCCGCAGCCGCGGCATTGTTCGAAGGCGCGCGCACGAGTTCGGCGCAGGTTTTCGCGGCTGCCGGCGCGCCGAAGGGCTTCGCGCTCAAGCACCGCGTCACGCTGGCTCGGACCAGCAAGGTACACGCCTATCGCAGCCCCAACGTCATTGGAATCCTGCCGGGCTCGGACCCCAAGCTGACCGACCAATATGTGGTGCTGAGTGCGCATCTCGACCATGTCGGCCGCGACCCGCATCTGCCCGGCGACAAGATCCACAACGGCGCGATGGACAATGCCGCAGGCGTGGCGACGATGATCGAGGCGGCGCGCGCCTTTGCGAAATCGCTGAACCGCCCCAGGCGTTCGATCCTGTTCGTCGCGCTGACCGCCGAAGAGGACGGGCTGCTCGGATCGAGTTACCTCGCCCAGCATCCGGTGACGGGCACCGGCCGCGTAGTCGCCGACGTCAATCTCGACATGCCGATCCTGCTCTACGACTTCCAGGACGTCATCGCATTCGGCGGCGAGCATTCGACGATGGGCGAGATCGTCGCCCGTGCCGGGGCACGGATGGGTGTCACCGTCTCGCCCGATCCGATGCCCGAGGAGCAGTTCTTCGTCCGTTCGGACCATTTCAACTTCGTCAAGGCGGGCGTGCCGTCGATCTTCCTGATGACCGGCTTCAAGAATGGCGGCGAGACGGCGTTCCGCGATTTCCTGGCGAACCATTATCACCAGCCTTCGGACCAGATCGACTTGCCATTCAACTGGGAGGCCGGCGCCAAGTTCGCGCGGCTGAACTATTGGATCGCGCGCGAAGTAGCGGATGCCGACGGGCCTCCACGCTGGTATGAAGGCAACATGTTCGGCGAGCGTTTCGCCAAGGAAGCGCCCAAGGCGCCGCGGCCGGCAAAGCCGATCGGCTGA
- a CDS encoding DUF4157 domain-containing protein, with protein MAERTHRPPRQSNATKAEALPGRSPNALDARDAVAQLRAMAARLNTRPTPATAQAKRVSGNGLPADLKTGMEAISGIALDDVRVHRNSAKPAQMQAHAFAQGTDIHLAPGQDRHLPHEAWHVVQQKQGRVRPTLTTNGTAINDDPALEREADMMASRAARPPTVASAPAQRVAAGDVAQCILIKVTTRKQMASRVVDKVQFAERVPTVASGGQGDHTVAEALVELALETHCVNKTHLEIAKTLPEMLLHLDSQTSAKYLGEDNKYHKIDLGGIFPLIGNYAEAAANGADGEDLNEMLSYILEMYLRVWNKRAGSAYLRSEGMTTGGSGGSEEKKAKKELSELSKRKDLHEDVDDEGTGWKLTAARALTKFIDFKAPKNIKEAAEHLKTAVDLTVNLLEDGEQHYEHIGTIAVQLFARMHGLDKKAEEALDSATFFLLNGEVYSDSDEGEDMISK; from the coding sequence ATGGCGGAGCGCACGCACCGGCCGCCGAGACAATCGAACGCCACCAAGGCGGAGGCCTTGCCCGGCCGGTCGCCGAATGCGCTCGACGCGCGCGACGCAGTGGCCCAGCTTCGTGCAATGGCGGCGCGGCTGAACACACGGCCGACGCCCGCGACGGCGCAGGCCAAACGCGTTTCCGGCAACGGGCTTCCCGCCGATCTGAAGACCGGGATGGAGGCAATATCAGGTATCGCGCTCGACGACGTGCGCGTGCATCGCAATTCGGCAAAGCCCGCGCAAATGCAGGCGCATGCCTTTGCGCAGGGCACCGACATTCACCTCGCGCCGGGTCAGGACCGGCATCTGCCCCACGAAGCGTGGCATGTGGTTCAGCAGAAACAAGGCCGGGTGCGGCCGACGCTGACCACTAACGGCACGGCGATCAACGACGACCCGGCATTGGAGCGGGAGGCGGATATGATGGCCAGCCGTGCCGCCCGGCCGCCAACCGTGGCGTCAGCGCCGGCGCAACGCGTCGCGGCGGGCGATGTCGCCCAGTGCATTCTCATAAAGGTGACGACCCGCAAGCAGATGGCGTCACGCGTTGTCGACAAGGTGCAGTTCGCGGAACGCGTGCCGACCGTGGCGTCAGGCGGCCAAGGCGATCATACCGTTGCCGAAGCGCTGGTCGAACTGGCTCTGGAGACGCACTGCGTCAACAAGACTCATCTCGAAATCGCCAAAACTCTTCCGGAAATGCTGCTGCATCTCGATTCCCAGACCAGTGCCAAATATCTCGGCGAGGACAATAAATATCACAAGATCGACTTGGGAGGCATTTTCCCGCTGATCGGCAACTATGCCGAAGCGGCGGCGAACGGTGCCGATGGCGAAGATCTCAACGAAATGCTGAGCTACATCCTCGAAATGTACCTGCGCGTATGGAACAAGCGTGCCGGTTCGGCCTATTTGCGGTCGGAGGGCATGACTACCGGCGGCTCGGGAGGCAGCGAAGAGAAAAAGGCCAAGAAAGAGCTCTCCGAGCTTTCCAAGCGCAAGGATCTGCATGAGGACGTCGATGACGAAGGAACGGGCTGGAAACTCACAGCCGCCCGGGCACTGACCAAGTTTATCGACTTCAAGGCTCCGAAGAATATCAAGGAAGCGGCGGAGCACCTGAAGACTGCCGTCGATCTTACAGTGAATTTGCTGGAGGATGGTGAACAGCATTACGAGCATATCGGCACGATTGCGGTTCAGCTCTTTGCCAGGATGCACGGCCTCGACAAAAAAGCCGAAGAGGCGCTCGATAGCGCAACCTTCTTCTTGCTCAACGGCGAGGTGTACAGCGATTCCGATGAAGGAGAGGACATGATCTCCAAATAG
- the clpB gene encoding ATP-dependent chaperone ClpB → MNLEKFTDRAKGFLQSAQTVAIRMSHQRIAPEHLLKALLEDEQGMASGLIAAAGGDAKQALTVTDAALAKIPAVSGGGAQQTPGLDNDLVRVLDSAEQVAQKASDSFVTVERMLLALTLATTTAAGKALAAAGVTPEGLNGAINALRKGKTADTAGAEDRYDALKKFARDLTQAARDGKLDPVIGRDEEIRRTIQILARRTKNNPVLIGEPGVGKTAIAEGLALRIVNGDVPDGLKDRTLMSLDMGSLIAGAKYRGEFEERLKGVLDEVKAGEGDIILFIDEMHQLIGAGKSEGAMDAGNLLKPALARGELHCIGATTLDEYRKYVEKDAALQRRFQPVFVGEPTVEDTISILRGLKEKYELHHGVRITDGALVSAATLSNRYITDRFLPDKAIDLMDEAASRIRMEVESKPEEIENLDRRIIQLKIERESLKKETDAASQDRLANLEAELANLEQQSGELTQRWLAEKDKNLSEAKLREQLEAAKIELDQAQRSGNLARAGELSYGVIPQLTRQIADSEIATKDAMVRKEVTADDIAAVVARWTGIPMERMLEGEREKLLHMEEQLGKRVIGQAEAVKAVATAVRRSRAGLQDPNRPLGSFLFLGPTGVGKTELTKALAEFLFDDGNAMVRIDMSEFMEKHSVARLLGAPPGYVGYEEGGVLTEAVRRRPYQVVLFDEVEKAHADVFNVLLQVLDDGRLTDGQGRTVDFSNTIVILTSNLGSQFLTNLADGQKVEDVEPQVMEIVRAHFRPEFLNRLDEIILFHRLAAEHMAPIVDIQVSRVGKLLADRKVKLDLTDAARAWLGRVGYDPVYGARPLKRAVQRYLQDPLADMILRGDVKDGSTVHIDEGDGALSLSIA, encoded by the coding sequence ATGAACCTCGAGAAATTCACCGATCGCGCCAAGGGCTTTCTCCAGTCGGCGCAGACCGTAGCGATCCGCATGAGCCATCAGCGGATCGCGCCCGAGCATCTGCTCAAGGCACTGCTCGAAGACGAGCAGGGGATGGCGAGTGGGCTGATTGCCGCGGCCGGCGGCGATGCCAAGCAGGCGCTGACCGTGACCGATGCGGCGCTCGCCAAGATTCCCGCGGTGTCGGGCGGCGGGGCGCAGCAGACGCCCGGCCTCGACAATGATCTGGTGCGGGTGCTCGATTCTGCCGAGCAGGTCGCGCAAAAGGCGAGCGACAGCTTCGTTACGGTCGAGCGGATGCTGCTCGCGCTGACGCTGGCGACGACCACCGCCGCGGGCAAGGCGCTAGCCGCCGCCGGGGTTACGCCCGAGGGGCTGAACGGCGCGATCAACGCGCTGCGCAAGGGCAAGACCGCCGACACGGCGGGCGCCGAGGACCGGTATGACGCGCTCAAGAAGTTCGCGCGCGACCTGACCCAGGCCGCGCGCGACGGCAAGCTCGATCCGGTGATCGGCCGCGACGAGGAGATCCGCCGTACGATCCAGATCCTTGCGCGCCGCACCAAGAACAATCCGGTGCTGATCGGCGAGCCCGGCGTCGGCAAGACTGCGATCGCCGAGGGGCTGGCGCTGCGCATCGTCAATGGCGACGTGCCCGACGGGCTGAAGGACCGAACCTTGATGTCGCTGGACATGGGGTCGCTGATCGCTGGCGCGAAGTATCGCGGCGAGTTCGAGGAGCGGCTGAAGGGCGTGCTCGACGAAGTGAAGGCTGGCGAAGGCGACATCATCCTGTTCATCGACGAGATGCACCAGTTGATCGGCGCCGGGAAAAGCGAAGGCGCGATGGACGCAGGCAATCTGCTCAAGCCCGCGCTCGCCCGCGGCGAGCTGCATTGCATCGGTGCCACGACGCTCGACGAGTATCGCAAATATGTCGAGAAGGACGCCGCGCTGCAGCGGCGCTTCCAGCCGGTGTTCGTCGGCGAGCCCACAGTCGAGGATACGATTTCGATCCTGCGCGGGCTGAAGGAGAAATACGAGCTGCACCATGGCGTGCGGATCACCGACGGCGCACTGGTCAGTGCCGCGACGCTTTCCAATCGCTACATCACAGACCGCTTCCTGCCCGACAAGGCAATCGACCTGATGGACGAGGCTGCGTCGCGCATCCGCATGGAAGTGGAGAGCAAGCCCGAGGAGATCGAGAATCTCGACCGGCGGATCATCCAGCTCAAGATCGAGCGCGAATCGCTCAAGAAAGAAACCGACGCGGCATCGCAGGACCGGCTTGCCAATCTGGAAGCCGAACTCGCCAATCTCGAGCAGCAATCGGGCGAACTGACGCAGCGCTGGCTCGCCGAGAAGGACAAGAACCTGTCCGAGGCCAAGCTGCGAGAGCAGCTGGAAGCGGCCAAGATCGAACTCGACCAAGCGCAGCGCAGCGGTAATCTCGCGCGCGCCGGCGAGCTTTCCTATGGCGTGATTCCCCAGCTCACCCGGCAGATCGCCGACTCCGAAATCGCGACCAAGGACGCGATGGTCCGCAAGGAAGTCACTGCCGACGACATCGCCGCGGTCGTCGCACGCTGGACGGGTATCCCGATGGAGCGGATGCTGGAAGGCGAGCGCGAGAAGCTGCTCCACATGGAAGAGCAGCTGGGCAAGCGCGTGATCGGCCAGGCCGAGGCGGTCAAGGCCGTGGCGACTGCGGTGCGGCGTTCGCGCGCCGGGCTACAGGATCCGAATCGGCCGCTCGGCTCGTTCCTGTTCCTGGGACCGACGGGCGTCGGCAAGACCGAGCTGACCAAGGCGCTTGCCGAATTCCTGTTCGACGACGGCAATGCAATGGTCCGCATCGATATGAGCGAGTTCATGGAGAAGCATTCGGTCGCGCGGCTGCTCGGTGCGCCTCCGGGCTATGTTGGTTACGAGGAGGGCGGCGTACTAACCGAGGCGGTTCGCCGGCGGCCCTATCAGGTGGTACTGTTCGACGAAGTCGAGAAGGCGCATGCCGATGTGTTCAACGTGCTGCTCCAGGTGCTTGACGATGGGCGGCTGACCGACGGCCAAGGCCGCACGGTCGATTTTTCCAACACGATCGTAATCCTGACGTCGAACCTCGGTTCGCAGTTCCTCACCAACCTCGCCGATGGGCAGAAGGTCGAGGATGTCGAGCCGCAGGTGATGGAAATCGTGCGCGCGCATTTCCGGCCTGAATTCCTCAACCGGCTCGACGAGATCATCCTGTTCCACCGGCTCGCCGCCGAGCATATGGCGCCGATCGTCGACATCCAGGTCAGCCGCGTCGGCAAGCTGCTTGCCGATCGCAAGGTCAAGCTCGACCTTACCGACGCGGCGCGCGCCTGGCTTGGACGGGTGGGCTATGATCCGGTCTATGGTGCACGTCCGCTCAAGCGCGCGGTGCAGCGTTATCTGCAGGATCCCCTCGCCGACATGATCCTGCGCGGCGACGTGAAGGACGGATCGACGGTGCACATCGATGAAGGCGACGGCGCGCTCAGCCTGAGCATCGCCTGA